The Candidatus Nitrosoglobus terrae genome segment TAGTAACGAATGGTGGGCCTCCAATGACTATTATCCCCGTAATAGGCCGCAAAAAAACCATTTCTGATTGCTTTTACTGCAGCTGTAAATTTTTTCTCTGCAGGTAGCAATAAAGCAATAGTTGCGGGTTGGAAGGGATCTGTTAGCAGGGTAAAGATGCCTGTACGGAGCAATAATAAAAAGGCAGGATGACTAGGGTAACGTACCTGCCATTCATGAATAGCTTGCTGTAAGTCTGATGGCTGTAGCTGATAGCGTTGGAACAGCTGAGCAAGGTCTAACCAGCCACGGAAAGAATTAGACAGGGCTCGCTGATTCTGCCAAGCCTTAAGGGTATCAGGAGATACACTCATGAGGTTATACCAAAGATTCCGCTGGTTTTCTTCTAAAGCTTGGGTATTTTCTAAGAGAGATTCTAGTTGAATCCGATTGCGGATTGCGGCTAATAAATCTCCTTCAAGCTCGTAGGCTTCTACCCGTATACTGTAGAGGGTAGTTTGTTGTCCTAGGTTTAAATCTAGGTTTTTGATATCTTTCACTAAGATGAGCGCTTGCTTCCCATTTCGTTCTGCTAATGCGAGCTGAGCCGCTAGCAGTCGATAGCGCAAGGTTAATGCTGGACTTAGGTTTTCAGGCGCAATACTTTCAAGGATTTCTTGAGTTTTTTGTAATTGCTTATCTTGTAAAAAGGTAGCAGCGGCTTGTAATTGGTAGTCATAATTCTGAGATCCGTTCGCTAGCGAGGTGTTTTTTATAGTATTAAGGCGGCTTTCTCGCTCTATCCATATTTCTGGCTGCTCTGTAGTTAGGCTTCTAGTCGTTCCTTTAGCGAATGGGATATAGGTAAACCCAAGCATAATGGAAAATCCGACTAGTGAGAGAAGATGGGCTGTTCTTTGAGGGAAGGTAGTCATAGGAGTTGTGGAATAAAATTAAAAGTACAATAAATAATATTACCTGCTACCTGCTTGGTAGCCTAGATGGAGCATGATGATGGTAGCCGATAAAACAGGTACTTTGTATATAGTGGCCACTCCCATTGGAAATTTAGGGGATCTCAGCCCTCGTGCCCAAGAAATTCTACACCAAGTAAATTTGATTGCTGCTGAAGATACTCGTCATAGTGCGGGTTTATTGCGTCATTTTGGAATTACTACGGCAATGATTTCATTACATGAGTATAATGAAAAACAACAAGTTGAGGCACTGATTACTCGCTGCAAGGCAGGGGTTTCTATAGCACTTATTAGTGATGCGGGAACCCCATTAATTAGTGATCCAGGCTACCGAATGGTTCGGCAGGGGCGGCAAGCTGGGATACCCATAGTACCGATACCAGGTCCTTGCGCTGCAGTAACTGCTTTATCAGTGGCTGGATTGCCTTCTGATCGATTTGTATTTGAGGGGTTTTTGCCGGTAAAAGCTAATGCAAGATACGCTAGATTACATCAGCTAGCTGATGAGAATCGTACGCTTATTTTCTATGAGGCTCCTCGTCGGTTACTTGAATCTATGCAAGCTATGGTAGAAATATTTGGACCAGAAAGAGAAGGCGTAATAGCAAGGGAGCTGACCAAGTTCTATGAGG includes the following:
- the rsmI gene encoding 16S rRNA (cytidine(1402)-2'-O)-methyltransferase, whose amino-acid sequence is MVADKTGTLYIVATPIGNLGDLSPRAQEILHQVNLIAAEDTRHSAGLLRHFGITTAMISLHEYNEKQQVEALITRCKAGVSIALISDAGTPLISDPGYRMVRQGRQAGIPIVPIPGPCAAVTALSVAGLPSDRFVFEGFLPVKANARYARLHQLADENRTLIFYEAPRRLLESMQAMVEIFGPEREGVIARELTKFYEAVHTGGLATLLTWVEQSPESDRGELVLLIHGADKKQDFIKQEALKVLAPLLKILPLKQAVAVAVEITGFKRNDLYQLALRL